The window ACAATTTCAGCCTTAAGCCATTTAACTACAATGGTTTAGACCAACAAGACGGGGTACCCCCTACCCCCTATGTGTTTTCCGTCCATTTTTCCACTGCGAAATCGGCTTGGTTTCGGGGAATCTGCATCACAAATCCAAAATCTATCCGCCGAAGGAACGACCAGCCGATCAGCCCCGATGCCGGATCTCCCGCTCCAGGCGCCCCGTCCACGCCAGAAAATCAAGCAGTTCCCACCGCGACGTCCAGACAAAGGCCAGGACATCCCGCCCGCGTAAGCTCTCGGCCTTTTTCCCGGAATAGGTTTCAATTCGCCACTTGAGATATTCGCTTCGCCAGGGAGTGAACCGGTTTCCCCGGGTAGCATTCCAGATAAATCGCAGTGGCGCAAACATCGGCAGATCCCTCGCACTTGAGTATAAAGTGCGAGGACGATCGTGCCACGCGTGCAATTGCCAAGTCAGATGCGAAGATGCAGTCGAATACAACCTCAACCCGGCAGATGGTCGAAGAGACTTCCTTGACTGAGCGCCGCAATCACGCTGATCAGCGCCGACTGCTGGGATTGAACGAGCGCAAGTTGTGTCGACACCGACGGAATATCCGCCTGCATCAGATTGGTCTGTACCGCAGTAAGCTGCGTGGCCTGCTCCGTCGCTACTCCCGACGCGTCGTTCAGTTGCGTCAGCGAGTTATCGATGGTAACGCGCTGCTGGCTCGTATAATTCAACGCGCTGTTCAGTGCTCCTGTATCCGCAACCCCGTTGCCGACACCCCCACTGGCATAGTCCGCGACCAGGTTATTCAGCGTACCCAGAACATTGGCAGTCGCCGACGTAAAGACCTCGTTGCCGGGTACATTCAGTTGAATCGACTGACCGTTCGGAGTCACCATCGTATTGACATTGCTGTCGCCGTTGTAAGTTACCGTCGCGGGCGATGTCGAGTTATCCAGCGTAAATGGAGCCGCTCCTGTTTGACTGCCACCGAAGATGTACTGCCCCTGGTAACTGGTATTCGCCAGCGACATTACCTCATCCCGAATCCCGGCAATCTGGCTGGAAATAGACTTCAGATCGCTGGCATTCAACGTACCATTGTTCGCCTCAGTCGCCAGGGAGATCGCCTGATTCAACTGCGAAACTACGCTGCCCAGCGTGGAGTCGGTCACC is drawn from Acidicapsa acidisoli and contains these coding sequences:
- the flgL gene encoding flagellar hook-associated protein FlgL, with translation MRVDPFYVVNLSGALDQTQVTQQQLSEELSSGLRVTSIGNDPVAAAQNVQLLNSIQQDDSFTQSSSVTQGLLQVTDSTLGSVVSQLNQAISLATEANNGTLNASDLKSISSQIAGIRDEVMSLANTSYQGQYIFGGSQTGAAPFTLDNSTSPATVTYNGDSNVNTMVTPNGQSIQLNVPGNEVFTSATANVLGTLNNLVADYASGGVGNGVADTGALNSALNYTSQQRVTIDNSLTQLNDASGVATEQATQLTAVQTNLMQADIPSVSTQLALVQSQQSALISVIAALSQGSLFDHLPG